One stretch of Pseudoalteromonas shioyasakiensis DNA includes these proteins:
- a CDS encoding S41 family peptidase: MKKSYFFTLMLFTLISSFVEAEPNYDEVKQLINKHFIRKNDYSDKSAYLGYKTPNVATLLKSLNEPHTYLKDKDSNIIFFSAKKRCVNNSKIKLSFQKGKLAYLKVSSIGATTTEEKSQYVRNSINNIRSQDNENSRYWIIDLRKNSGGNMWPMLQALSPFFDATQTLGEFHLSSGSITRFGFKDGIAHESTLQKINFQPDTYHLKHQPIGIFVLIDSSVASSAEALAIGLSSLNNVTLVGEKTCGLATVNTPFELSDESILVLTTGEMANIHGQTFKNGIKPSMSSLEFSTLIKDFGE; encoded by the coding sequence ATGAAGAAATCATACTTTTTTACATTGATGTTATTTACTCTAATTTCTTCTTTTGTTGAAGCAGAGCCAAATTATGATGAAGTAAAGCAATTAATTAACAAGCACTTTATCCGTAAAAATGATTATTCAGACAAATCAGCCTATCTTGGCTATAAAACTCCAAACGTTGCAACACTTCTTAAATCACTCAATGAACCTCATACTTATCTCAAGGATAAAGATTCAAATATAATTTTTTTCAGCGCCAAAAAACGCTGTGTTAATAACAGTAAAATTAAGCTGAGTTTTCAAAAAGGTAAACTTGCTTATCTAAAAGTTTCCAGTATTGGTGCGACAACAACGGAAGAAAAATCTCAATATGTTCGTAATTCAATCAATAATATAAGATCTCAAGACAACGAGAATTCTCGATACTGGATTATTGATTTAAGAAAAAATAGCGGCGGCAATATGTGGCCGATGTTGCAAGCACTTTCCCCTTTTTTCGACGCTACACAAACATTAGGTGAATTCCATTTGTCATCTGGAAGCATTACTAGATTTGGATTTAAAGATGGAATAGCCCATGAAAGCACGCTACAAAAAATCAATTTTCAACCAGATACTTATCATTTAAAACATCAGCCTATCGGGATTTTTGTTTTGATTGATTCTAGCGTCGCTAGTTCAGCTGAAGCATTGGCAATTGGGCTATCTTCTCTTAATAATGTAACACTTGTTGGGGAGAAAACGTGTGGCTTAGCTACTGTCAATACTCCGTTTGAGCTCAGTGACGAAAGTATTCTTGTTTTAACAACAGGCGAGATGGCCAATATTCATGGGCAAACGTTTAAAAATGGAATCAAACCTAGCATGAGTAGTCTAGAATTTAGTACGCTAATCAAAGACTTTGGAGAATAA
- a CDS encoding GNAT family N-acetyltransferase, whose translation MEPCYTIKPSCLEDLLLVDSQIPEFDGRNSLSKLQARCADVEHLALVAYIENEPVAYKLGYELDSNTFYSWLGAVAPKCRGQGIAQSLLNAQEAWVKTNNYRVIMVKSMNRFPAMLNMLIKNGYAIVGYEDRGSPQTSQILFSKVFD comes from the coding sequence ATGGAGCCTTGTTACACAATAAAGCCGTCCTGTTTAGAAGATTTGTTACTTGTTGATAGTCAAATTCCTGAGTTTGATGGCCGAAATAGCCTCAGTAAATTACAAGCACGGTGTGCAGATGTTGAGCATCTAGCTTTAGTTGCTTATATCGAAAATGAGCCTGTGGCCTACAAACTGGGTTATGAGCTAGATTCAAACACCTTTTATAGCTGGCTTGGTGCAGTTGCGCCAAAATGTAGAGGGCAGGGCATAGCTCAATCATTATTAAACGCGCAAGAAGCTTGGGTTAAGACCAATAATTACCGAGTTATAATGGTTAAGTCTATGAACCGTTTTCCTGCAATGCTGAATATGCTTATCAAAAATGGTTATGCAATAGTGGGTTATGAGGACAGAGGTAGCCCACAAACTAGTCAGATTTTATTCTCCAAAGTCTTTGATTAG
- a CDS encoding MgtC/SapB family protein, producing MTLSSLFDIAPYSWSAIGSAAFCGAIIGMERQLRGKPVGIRTSALIVLGTYLFLATAFMLHGDVIDHSRVVGQIITGIGFLGAGVMLAKDGAVVGVTSAATIWVLASIGVVIATDNLLAAIKLSVLVVVILYGVDVLEAKFKSLGRGVHVRVKRYSKLYYRKEK from the coding sequence GTGACTCTGAGTAGTTTATTTGATATTGCCCCTTATTCTTGGTCAGCAATTGGTAGCGCCGCATTTTGCGGCGCAATTATTGGTATGGAGCGTCAGTTACGCGGTAAGCCTGTTGGTATTCGTACCTCCGCACTCATTGTGTTAGGCACCTACTTATTTCTTGCTACTGCATTTATGTTGCATGGCGATGTGATAGACCATTCACGTGTAGTGGGCCAAATTATCACCGGTATTGGCTTTTTAGGTGCCGGAGTAATGCTTGCAAAAGATGGCGCGGTAGTTGGTGTAACTTCCGCAGCAACTATCTGGGTATTAGCCTCTATAGGTGTTGTGATTGCCACTGATAACTTGTTAGCTGCAATTAAACTTTCAGTATTAGTGGTCGTTATTTTATATGGCGTAGATGTACTTGAAGCTAAATTTAAGAGCTTAGGTCGCGGTGTGCATGTTCGTGTAAAACGCTATTCAAAGTTGTATTATCGAAAAGAAAAGTGA
- a CDS encoding GNAT family N-acetyltransferase/peptidase C39 family protein, whose amino-acid sequence MNASVCQIRFAQATDLAALVAIEEQSFSQDRLSSRSLKRWISATHGLLMVAEIENQLVGYGLVWCHKGTRLARLYSLAVLQSQQGKGIASKLLLALENETAKRGRLYMRLEVAVNNLSAICLYEKLGYQVFGHYSDYYDDHSDAHRMQKNIRRNIEFNADKHTPWYQQTTEFTCGPAALLMAMSSLNDTAMSQLKELDIWREATTIFMTSGHGGCHPLGLALAAMKRGFKADVVLNTRETLFIDGVRSEKKKAILHTVHNQFVAEAIAAKLPVRYQELTLVAIEDWLAEGKAVVLLISTYRFDGKKSPHWVCVTHIDEHCLYVHDPFCENEKQLAIDCQHVPITKADFNKMASFGSSRLSTAMAFYL is encoded by the coding sequence ATGAACGCCTCTGTTTGTCAAATCCGTTTTGCTCAGGCAACGGATTTGGCGGCCCTTGTTGCCATTGAAGAACAAAGCTTTAGTCAAGATAGATTAAGTAGTCGTAGTTTAAAACGTTGGATCAGCGCAACGCATGGCTTACTGATGGTGGCCGAGATCGAGAACCAACTAGTTGGTTATGGTTTGGTTTGGTGTCACAAGGGGACGCGTCTTGCTCGGCTATATTCACTGGCGGTTTTGCAATCTCAGCAAGGCAAAGGCATTGCTTCAAAGTTACTGCTTGCGCTTGAAAACGAAACAGCTAAACGCGGCCGTTTATATATGCGTCTAGAAGTTGCGGTAAACAACCTATCGGCAATTTGCTTATATGAAAAACTGGGTTACCAGGTGTTTGGTCATTACAGTGATTATTATGATGACCATAGTGATGCCCATCGAATGCAAAAAAACATTCGACGTAATATCGAGTTTAATGCCGATAAACACACGCCTTGGTACCAGCAAACAACCGAGTTTACCTGTGGTCCTGCGGCGTTATTAATGGCAATGTCATCATTGAATGATACCGCAATGAGCCAACTGAAAGAGCTGGATATATGGCGTGAAGCTACCACTATTTTTATGACATCAGGGCATGGCGGTTGTCACCCTCTAGGGTTAGCACTTGCGGCAATGAAACGAGGTTTTAAAGCTGATGTAGTTTTAAATACTCGTGAAACTTTGTTTATTGATGGTGTAAGAAGCGAAAAGAAAAAAGCCATCTTGCATACGGTTCATAATCAATTTGTGGCAGAAGCGATAGCTGCAAAGTTGCCAGTACGCTATCAAGAGTTAACCTTGGTTGCTATTGAGGATTGGCTTGCGGAGGGTAAAGCGGTGGTGTTATTGATCAGTACCTATCGATTTGATGGTAAAAAGTCACCGCATTGGGTGTGTGTAACGCATATTGATGAGCATTGCTTGTACGTGCATGACCCGTTTTGTGAAAACGAAAAACAATTGGCGATTGATTGTCAGCATGTCCCAATAACCAAAGCCGATTTTAACAAAATGGCTAGTTTTGGTTCATCAAGACTCAGCACTGCGATGGCCTTTTATTTATAA
- a CDS encoding RimK family protein, which yields MFKTLIVVDNNEQRIAQNFENVITFDTYLRDYPKHNEPKTRILNLCDTGQYLSKGYYCSLLAEARKHQVLPSVKTINALRSDEHSTRHKELAGCTVFFGHTDQEQQSKATKALFSQYPAPILVCDEQGVVKQGAIASLDDTGFTEFVKQLNSFTMSVWRIHDKKRRYRWDMAILVDHQEKVPPSDKDAIAKFIKAAAKHGIYAQALTFDEITNIAQFDALFIRQTTAIDHPTYRLASKAQSLGLVVIDDAESILRCCNKVYLHDAFNYQKVPSLKTHVVADTSEETIESLEANFSYPLVLKMPEGSFSKGVFKVANRDELVAKLTELFEFSALVLAQEYMYTEYDWRVGVLNGRAIYACRYLMARNHWQIYNHDAKRFFSGGFETLPTFELPKVVLDAALKACKTVGKGLYGVDVKEHQGKAYVLEVNDNPSIDHKVEDAYLGDELYMIIMDEFKQRLEARGRG from the coding sequence GTGTTTAAAACCTTGATTGTGGTTGATAACAATGAGCAACGTATTGCTCAAAATTTCGAAAATGTCATTACCTTTGACACCTACTTACGTGATTACCCAAAACATAATGAGCCAAAAACACGCATTTTAAACTTGTGTGATACAGGGCAGTATTTAAGTAAAGGTTATTATTGTTCTTTGCTTGCTGAAGCAAGAAAGCATCAGGTATTACCGAGTGTAAAAACAATTAATGCACTACGTAGCGATGAGCATAGCACGCGTCATAAAGAGCTTGCTGGTTGTACTGTATTTTTTGGTCACACAGATCAAGAGCAGCAAAGCAAAGCAACTAAAGCATTATTCTCGCAATATCCTGCGCCTATTTTGGTGTGTGATGAACAAGGTGTTGTGAAGCAAGGTGCGATTGCATCATTAGATGACACGGGCTTTACAGAGTTTGTAAAGCAACTCAATAGCTTTACGATGTCTGTATGGCGCATTCACGATAAAAAACGTCGTTACCGTTGGGATATGGCCATATTGGTTGATCACCAAGAAAAAGTGCCACCAAGTGATAAAGATGCCATTGCTAAATTTATTAAAGCAGCCGCTAAACATGGTATTTATGCACAAGCACTTACATTTGATGAAATTACCAATATTGCACAATTTGATGCGTTGTTTATTCGTCAAACAACGGCCATCGACCATCCAACCTATCGTTTAGCGAGTAAAGCACAAAGCTTAGGGTTAGTGGTGATTGATGATGCAGAGTCGATACTGCGCTGCTGTAATAAAGTGTATTTGCACGATGCTTTTAATTATCAAAAAGTGCCGAGTTTAAAAACTCACGTTGTGGCTGATACAAGTGAAGAGACAATTGAAAGTTTAGAAGCAAACTTCAGCTACCCACTGGTATTAAAAATGCCAGAAGGCTCTTTCTCAAAAGGCGTATTTAAAGTTGCTAATCGTGATGAGTTAGTTGCTAAATTAACAGAGCTGTTTGAGTTTAGTGCACTTGTGCTTGCACAAGAGTACATGTACACCGAATACGACTGGCGTGTCGGGGTGTTAAATGGCCGTGCAATTTATGCGTGTCGTTATTTAATGGCGCGTAATCACTGGCAAATTTATAACCATGATGCAAAACGTTTCTTTTCTGGTGGCTTTGAAACCTTGCCAACATTTGAATTACCTAAAGTGGTACTCGATGCGGCGTTAAAAGCCTGCAAAACGGTAGGTAAAGGTTTGTATGGTGTTGACGTTAAAGAACATCAAGGTAAAGCATACGTGTTAGAAGTGAATGACAACCCAAGTATCGACCATAAAGTCGAAGATGCCTATTTAGGTGATGAGCTTTATATGATCATTATGGATGAGTTTAAACAACGCTTAGAAGCACGAGGCCGTGGTTAA
- a CDS encoding GreA/GreB family elongation factor has product MNKTHVIEHLRFALEAQLQDAKAAAKAAHDAATHEESVAETQYDTLGLEAAYLAQGQAERVNECYRDIQAFNTVFKESEFNKVREGALVCLVDEQDNSKWFFMGPSAGGLVVTVKEQPIYVVTREAPLGKQLIGKQIDDEVTLTIAGNAQFYSVTEIV; this is encoded by the coding sequence ATGAATAAAACACACGTAATTGAACATTTACGCTTTGCGCTAGAGGCACAACTGCAAGACGCCAAAGCAGCGGCAAAAGCGGCTCATGATGCAGCAACCCACGAAGAAAGTGTTGCTGAAACTCAATACGATACCTTGGGTTTAGAAGCCGCTTATTTAGCGCAAGGGCAAGCTGAACGAGTTAATGAGTGCTACCGTGACATACAAGCATTCAATACAGTGTTTAAAGAAAGCGAATTTAATAAGGTTCGTGAAGGTGCATTAGTGTGTCTTGTCGATGAACAAGATAACTCAAAGTGGTTTTTTATGGGCCCAAGTGCAGGTGGCTTAGTAGTCACCGTAAAAGAACAGCCTATATATGTTGTAACCCGTGAAGCGCCGTTAGGTAAACAGCTGATTGGCAAGCAAATTGATGATGAAGTAACACTGACAATTGCAGGTAACGCACAGTTTTATAGCGTTACAGAAATAGTATGA
- the secF gene encoding protein translocase subunit SecF translates to MSWSTLTAASKSRVLGLLLSCVLVIASLGVLSVKGLNFGLDFTGGYITEINTTSVTTIADLKAKLSPEIANKLTITKAGEYHFVLREAPELSEASNWQSELNEQGVEFTVLSSSFLGSQVGDELFEQGCLALFAALIAIMVYLAVRFEWRLAVGSVVALLHDLILVLGLFSLLGLEFNLTVLASLLAIIGYSLNDSIIVGDRVRELLRIQPDNQRINTHVVINDAIGSTLTRTLITSGTTLATIACIWLLAGAALTGFAIALFAGIVVGTFSSICIAATLPQLLGLSSENYTQTLDDKTKAYMDMP, encoded by the coding sequence ATGAGTTGGTCAACATTAACTGCAGCGAGTAAATCGCGCGTTTTAGGGTTATTGCTAAGCTGTGTTTTAGTCATCGCGAGCTTAGGTGTTTTATCTGTCAAAGGGCTAAACTTTGGCCTTGATTTTACAGGTGGCTACATCACTGAGATAAACACAACGTCAGTAACAACTATTGCTGATTTAAAGGCAAAGTTAAGTCCTGAAATTGCAAACAAATTAACCATAACTAAAGCGGGTGAATACCACTTTGTTTTAAGAGAAGCGCCAGAGCTTAGTGAAGCCAGCAATTGGCAATCAGAGCTGAATGAGCAAGGTGTAGAATTTACCGTGCTTTCAAGTTCTTTTTTAGGTTCACAAGTCGGTGATGAGCTTTTTGAGCAAGGCTGTTTAGCATTATTTGCAGCACTGATTGCCATTATGGTTTATTTAGCTGTACGTTTTGAATGGCGACTCGCGGTAGGCTCAGTGGTTGCACTGTTACATGATTTAATCTTAGTGCTTGGCTTGTTTTCCTTGTTAGGGCTTGAGTTTAATTTAACCGTGCTGGCGAGTTTACTGGCTATTATTGGCTATTCATTAAATGACTCAATTATTGTTGGCGACAGAGTTAGAGAGCTTTTACGTATTCAGCCAGACAATCAACGCATTAATACCCATGTTGTGATTAATGATGCAATTGGCTCTACGTTAACGCGTACATTGATCACCTCAGGCACAACACTTGCGACCATTGCTTGTATTTGGCTGCTTGCTGGCGCTGCATTAACGGGTTTTGCTATCGCGTTATTTGCAGGCATTGTGGTGGGCACCTTCTCATCGATTTGTATCGCCGCCACCTTACCGCAATTATTAGGGTTAAGTTCAGAAAATTACACCCAAACACTGGATGATAAAACCAAAGCCTATATGGATATGCCATAA
- the secD gene encoding protein translocase subunit SecD, protein MSHKSKPALWRRLKMSYVAMIAACILLAVSALPNLYPNKSWLHISLPDQTVTLQSVTTSLNQHGFEVSEANDSQAQLAILLAEPTQSANALSFIKTQYPQLEAKIVEHATSPQWLQQLGLSPIKLGLDLNGGVLFVLDVDLDKAMQEHLNSVYQQTKLTLRKDKIRGIRASEVKEGVELQILPSGEGQLPGLISTLQGQFKGLMQTKSTSNNLTTVLLHFNEQSQSEFNKQVMAQSLTTLRGRIEELGITEAVTQRQGKQRIRIELPGVQDPSEAKRIIGATATLDFYQVVEVGGKAFNVQGGGVVNLNPVAIFSGDHINNASVGKDEWGKPLVQLSLDSQGGDAMSAFSKHNIGKPMATVYSEYSRNANGEVVKKSEVINVANIAQHLSSRFSITNMKSPQAAYDLALLLRAGSLTAPVTIVQEQTIGPSLGSENIEHGLAALMLGIGITLAFMALWYRRLGLIANIALLLNLTALVGLMSLLPGVVLTLPGIAGLVLTIGMAVDTNVIIFERIKEEKRKGRPTYQAIEQGYNQAFTTIFDANVTTMITAIILYAIGYGPVKGFAITLALGLLTSVFTGVYISKALSQTLYIKLTNLSGAKA, encoded by the coding sequence ATGTCACATAAATCAAAGCCGGCGCTATGGCGTCGTCTAAAAATGAGTTATGTCGCTATGATAGCGGCGTGTATTTTATTAGCGGTTAGCGCACTACCTAATCTTTACCCTAACAAATCTTGGTTGCACATTAGCTTGCCAGATCAAACTGTGACGCTGCAAAGTGTGACAACTTCACTAAATCAACATGGTTTTGAAGTGTCTGAAGCTAATGATAGCCAAGCACAACTGGCTATTTTATTAGCTGAGCCTACTCAAAGTGCCAATGCACTGAGTTTTATAAAAACTCAATACCCACAGCTGGAAGCTAAAATTGTTGAGCATGCGACAAGCCCACAATGGCTTCAGCAGCTTGGTCTTTCACCGATTAAGTTAGGACTTGACTTAAATGGTGGGGTGCTATTTGTGCTTGATGTTGACCTAGATAAAGCAATGCAAGAGCACTTAAACAGTGTGTATCAACAAACTAAATTGACGCTTCGAAAAGACAAAATTCGTGGTATTAGAGCCAGTGAAGTAAAAGAAGGGGTTGAGCTGCAAATTTTACCAAGCGGTGAAGGGCAACTCCCAGGACTCATCTCAACCTTACAAGGTCAATTCAAAGGCCTGATGCAAACTAAATCAACGAGTAATAACCTAACCACAGTATTACTGCATTTTAATGAGCAAAGCCAAAGCGAATTCAATAAACAAGTCATGGCACAAAGCTTAACAACCCTGCGTGGACGTATTGAAGAGCTTGGCATCACAGAAGCGGTGACGCAAAGGCAAGGTAAACAACGAATTCGAATCGAGTTACCAGGGGTACAAGATCCATCAGAAGCTAAACGCATTATTGGTGCAACAGCGACCCTAGATTTTTATCAGGTCGTCGAAGTGGGTGGTAAAGCGTTTAATGTGCAAGGTGGTGGTGTTGTTAATTTAAATCCTGTGGCGATTTTTTCAGGTGATCACATCAATAATGCCAGTGTTGGTAAAGATGAATGGGGCAAGCCTTTAGTCCAGCTTAGCTTAGACTCTCAAGGTGGCGATGCAATGTCTGCTTTTTCAAAGCACAATATAGGTAAGCCAATGGCCACGGTGTATTCTGAATACTCCCGGAATGCAAATGGCGAAGTTGTGAAAAAAAGCGAAGTGATCAATGTGGCAAACATTGCACAGCATTTAAGTTCTCGTTTTAGTATTACGAATATGAAAAGCCCACAAGCAGCTTACGATTTAGCGCTTTTACTTCGTGCAGGGTCGCTCACAGCGCCAGTGACAATCGTTCAAGAACAAACCATAGGTCCAAGCTTAGGTAGTGAAAACATTGAACACGGATTAGCTGCTTTAATGCTTGGTATCGGTATTACCCTTGCATTTATGGCGCTTTGGTATCGTCGTTTAGGCCTGATTGCCAACATTGCGTTGTTACTTAATTTAACCGCTTTAGTCGGCTTAATGTCGTTATTACCTGGCGTGGTGTTGACATTACCGGGCATCGCAGGGCTTGTATTAACAATAGGCATGGCAGTTGATACTAATGTAATTATCTTTGAGCGAATAAAAGAGGAAAAACGTAAAGGTCGACCTACCTATCAAGCAATAGAGCAAGGCTATAACCAAGCATTTACGACCATTTTTGATGCCAATGTGACCACCATGATCACAGCTATCATTCTATACGCCATTGGTTATGGGCCTGTGAAAGGTTTTGCAATTACATTAGCGCTCGGACTATTAACCAGCGTATTCACCGGTGTTTACATTTCAAAAGCGCTTAGCCAAACACTCTACATTAAACTGACAAATTTATCGGGGGCTAAAGCATGA
- a CDS encoding NAD(P)-dependent alcohol dehydrogenase, translating into MKTVGYAAHDSEKPLEPYHFERRALREEDVSIEILYCGVCHSDLHTAKNDWGWTQYPVVPGHEIVGRVLEVGSGVTKYKVGDNVAVGCMVDSCLSCDQCHHGEEQFCREGMVGTYSGQDRISGELTQGGYSKHIVVREEFVLNVPKGLELAKCAPILCAGITTYSPLRTWNVGPGSRVAVIGLGGLGHMAIKIAAAMGAHVTAISRSDKKKQQVLDYGAKDLLVSSDEQAMQAHANQFDLIINTIPVKHDFTPYMPLLDIDGTQVLVGQVGELAESNSVPLLLGRRRVAGSLIGGIAQTQEILDFCALHNILPEVEMIKMEQINDAFDKLKQGDMASRFVIDMSSLEV; encoded by the coding sequence ATGAAAACCGTCGGTTATGCAGCACATGATTCAGAAAAACCATTAGAGCCGTATCATTTTGAACGCCGTGCACTTCGTGAAGAAGATGTATCAATTGAAATTCTTTATTGTGGCGTGTGTCATTCAGACTTACACACAGCAAAAAACGATTGGGGCTGGACTCAGTACCCAGTAGTACCGGGTCATGAAATTGTTGGCCGCGTTCTTGAAGTGGGTAGCGGCGTTACTAAATACAAAGTGGGCGATAATGTCGCTGTTGGTTGTATGGTAGATAGCTGTTTGAGCTGTGACCAATGTCATCATGGTGAAGAGCAGTTTTGTCGCGAAGGAATGGTGGGTACATACTCAGGGCAAGATCGTATCAGTGGCGAACTTACTCAAGGTGGGTATTCAAAACACATTGTGGTTCGTGAAGAGTTCGTACTCAATGTACCTAAAGGTTTAGAACTAGCGAAATGTGCGCCAATTCTATGTGCGGGTATCACAACTTATTCACCACTACGCACGTGGAATGTTGGCCCAGGCAGCCGTGTTGCGGTAATTGGTCTAGGTGGTTTGGGTCACATGGCAATTAAAATCGCAGCTGCAATGGGTGCACATGTTACGGCAATTAGCCGCAGTGATAAGAAAAAACAACAGGTTTTAGATTATGGTGCGAAAGACTTATTAGTCTCAAGTGATGAACAAGCGATGCAAGCACATGCTAATCAATTCGATCTAATAATTAATACCATACCCGTTAAACATGACTTTACACCTTATATGCCACTACTTGATATAGATGGTACCCAAGTGCTAGTTGGCCAAGTTGGTGAACTTGCAGAATCAAACTCTGTTCCACTTCTGCTTGGACGTCGCCGTGTTGCTGGCTCATTGATAGGTGGTATAGCACAAACCCAAGAGATCCTCGATTTCTGTGCGTTACATAATATTCTGCCAGAAGTTGAAATGATCAAAATGGAACAAATTAATGACGCTTTCGATAAATTAAAGCAAGGTGATATGGCCTCACGCTTTGTTATCGACATGTCATCATTAGAAGTTTAA
- a CDS encoding ABC transporter ATP-binding protein/permease — MNLSQSIKTLWPYLMTFKGRVILAVLALIAAKGATLLMPWALKEIIDEVDSSINPILSVPIALLIGYGLLRFASVFFGEVRDALFGRVTEHAMRHIGLKVFKHLHSLELAFHLDRQTGGISRDIERGTNGLSFLMRFLMFNIVPTLFEIITVAIIFATLFSPWFALVTVIAVAIYIAFTVIVTQWRNRFIREANTADNNSNTRAIDSLLNYETVKYFNNEHYEANTYDSFLAKWEQARLKNRLSLLALNSGQALIIAAAITALMWLGASSVVNKELTIGELVMINAYMIQLFLPLNFLGFVYREIRRALTDLENMLGLLNRKAAISDDKDAKPLTTTKAAIRFENVSFSYDKQRPILNNLSFEVTSGSKVAIVGASGAGKSTLSRLLYRFYDVDAGKIYIDEQVINTVTLESLRQAIAIVPQDTVLFNTSIRENIAYGNPTASEDDIDKAISLAHLDGFIASLDKGDKTLVGERGLKVSGGEKQRIAIARAILKGSPILLFDEATSALDSHSEQAILSAMREVAQKHTSIVIAHRLSTITDADKIIVMKQGQVVEQGQHQQLLAANGEYARMWQLQQSDE, encoded by the coding sequence ATGAACCTATCACAAAGCATCAAAACACTCTGGCCCTATTTAATGACCTTTAAAGGCCGAGTTATTTTGGCTGTACTAGCTCTTATTGCAGCCAAGGGGGCCACATTGCTGATGCCTTGGGCACTAAAAGAAATAATCGACGAAGTAGATTCTAGTATCAACCCGATATTAAGCGTTCCTATTGCCCTGCTCATCGGCTATGGTTTGCTGCGCTTTGCCAGTGTGTTTTTTGGTGAAGTTCGCGATGCATTGTTTGGCCGTGTTACTGAGCACGCTATGCGCCATATTGGTTTAAAAGTATTTAAACACTTACATAGTTTAGAATTAGCCTTTCACCTTGATAGGCAAACAGGCGGTATTAGTCGCGATATAGAGCGTGGTACAAATGGCCTCAGCTTTTTAATGCGCTTTTTGATGTTTAACATCGTGCCAACCCTATTTGAAATAATCACAGTCGCCATTATTTTTGCGACCTTGTTTTCACCTTGGTTTGCATTAGTCACTGTTATCGCTGTCGCTATTTACATTGCTTTTACTGTAATAGTAACTCAGTGGCGTAACCGATTTATACGTGAAGCAAATACTGCCGATAACAACTCAAATACTCGTGCTATCGACAGCTTACTAAATTACGAAACCGTTAAGTACTTCAACAATGAACATTATGAAGCAAACACCTACGACAGCTTTTTAGCTAAGTGGGAACAAGCGAGGCTAAAAAATCGTTTATCGTTACTGGCGCTAAATTCAGGGCAAGCACTTATTATCGCCGCAGCTATTACAGCACTAATGTGGCTAGGTGCCAGTTCAGTGGTCAATAAAGAGCTGACCATAGGTGAGCTTGTAATGATCAATGCTTACATGATCCAGCTATTTCTACCTCTTAATTTTTTAGGCTTTGTGTATCGTGAAATACGCCGTGCACTAACTGATCTTGAAAACATGCTCGGCTTATTAAATCGAAAAGCCGCTATTAGCGATGACAAAGATGCAAAACCATTAACTACAACAAAAGCAGCTATTCGATTTGAGAATGTCTCTTTTAGTTACGACAAACAACGGCCTATTTTAAATAATTTAAGTTTTGAGGTTACTTCAGGCAGTAAAGTAGCGATTGTCGGTGCCAGTGGCGCAGGTAAAAGTACCTTAAGCCGCCTGCTTTACCGCTTTTATGATGTGGATGCGGGCAAAATTTATATTGATGAGCAAGTAATCAACACAGTTACACTTGAAAGTTTGCGCCAAGCTATTGCCATCGTACCGCAAGATACCGTGCTATTTAACACCAGCATTCGCGAAAACATCGCCTACGGAAATCCAACGGCAAGCGAAGATGATATTGATAAAGCTATAAGCCTTGCCCACTTAGATGGGTTTATTGCAAGCCTAGATAAAGGCGATAAAACCCTTGTTGGTGAGCGCGGTTTAAAAGTGTCGGGCGGCGAAAAGCAACGTATAGCAATTGCCAGAGCCATTTTAAAGGGTTCACCTATTTTATTATTTGATGAGGCAACATCAGCGCTTGATTCGCATTCAGAGCAAGCTATTTTAAGTGCTATGCGTGAAGTCGCGCAAAAGCACACCAGCATAGTCATTGCCCATCGTTTATCTACAATCACCGACGCAGACAAAATTATTGTTATGAAACAAGGACAAGTTGTTGAACAAGGTCAGCACCAACAGCTACTTGCGGCGAATGGCGAATATGCTCGAATGTGGCAGTTACAGCAAAGCGACGAATAA